The sequence below is a genomic window from Euwallacea similis isolate ESF13 chromosome 1, ESF131.1, whole genome shotgun sequence.
AAACAATGTGCAATTGtattctttttaatattttttcccagtacttcataaatttatcaaatagcaaaattataaaaatatcaatatcaatatttcatattataaGGAAAGACTTATCAATGCATTCCAAGATCTCTAAACCTTTTTAGAACTTTTAGGTAGTAAATAGTATTTTGGCCACATACATGACTCAATATTGATAATcttaattattcaaatgatAATGGTATTAACTGGATTTATCCAccttattaaatattgaaaacaaatttacattttttcaaagttgTACTTAAGTGCTGGAATAGGGTGCCTGTTGGAACTAGAGAAGCTATCTATATCTAAGAGAACCTATTTATTAGGTACatcttgttttaaaaataaattatatcatGATGAAGTACTTAGTAGTTGGTAAATTTGTAAAGATGAAACTTAAATCAATGCTATATTATTAAGGTAAAAAACCTCAAtggtatttcaattttggacTACCAAAAAAAGGACAATTTTCCAGCACAATATGAGTTAGGAATAGTGTACAGGCCAGTACAACAAAAAGCAACCACTGGAATATAGCCTGCTGTTCCCTGAATTCACTCAATGGTGCACAATTATTTATACCAAGTTGTCTGTTAGATGATGCCAGATCAGTTACGGCTTAAATATAAGGATTTTTCAGAGAGCGACTCAGGTTATGTCAAGAGTTAACTTCATCATCTTATCAACTACGCGATGTTagtttactttaaatttaaaatgtatttgagCTAAGTAACATGAGATTATTAAAGTTACTCAGGTATGTATGTCAAGTAACTTTCTGATATTCACATATTCGGTATATAATTTGAAAGTTCTATATTTGATTTGGTAACTCATTTTATGCTTTAAATTGTTCTGCATATAACAGAGATTtcatgtatttatttttggtgcTAGTACTGATTAGAATGGAAAGGAACCCAATTAGTCCTATATATATTTAGATTATTATACTAATTTAACAATTGAAATCTTTAGTAACTAATGCATACTCACTACAAAACTTTCGTACAGAATTCAACACAAGttcatattgaatttattaaatctttatAGGATCACActaaacgaaataaaaataataacatcaAAAAAAGCTGTAAATTCTAGTGATtgttttttaacctttttattattgaaggAGAAAAAGTACTTAACACACCGTAAactaaaaaatctaaaaagtttaattattaacatgtcatggattataaaattaaaaaaattaaaacgtcaTTTCATTGATATATCTAACATTTATCTCGTTCAACAATTGACATgacaagataaaaataattaagtatttAACCACAGACCTAAAATGGCAACGCCGCATCAAAGACAGTCCCCCAAAAAGTCTCTCTGAAGGTTATCATATTTATAAAGCAGCTACCCATAATATTCTAATGTCTACCGTTCTGTTTATTCCTGTAGACTTTCGATGCaaagaagtaaaataaattaatttgactTTCTATgggttttgtatttttgtattcatttagtaattattgttgtttattgCAATTTCTAATGATAGGTGCATAAGTTCTCtattctgaattttttattttttattacaaataaaaatctatttcatAGGTACTTTTCAATCTTCTTCAGACGTAATTCTAGTTGCGATGATGTAGCCACTAAGATATGACTAGTTTCGATATAGTATGCCCTGTTGCCATGTGAGTGTTGATAATAAGTACTCCTCAGGTCCTCGTCACACCTCTCTTCCAAACATCgttgtaaacaaaaatgtttctctcCAAGTTTGAGAGTATTTCCTAACAAGTAGTCTATTTAAACTGTTGGAAGGATTGATAATCGGCAAATTGCGTTGAAAGCGATCCAAGTGTACATAGGAGTGTGCACAATCAGATAATCATTGCATATCCAGGCCACTTGACCAAAGGTAATACTTATCTactaattaaactttattcccaaatttttattcagtttttgcAGTTATGAGTAAAAGCCAACCCTCCAAGAGTCCCAACAGGGCTTCAAAGAGGAAACCTCTTACTCAGCTGTCTCAGGAAGAAACTGTCAGCTCTCTAAAAAGATCAAGAACATCAAATGGTGCCTATAGCTCTTCAGCTGCAGAAAGGAGAGCAGGCACAATCAACTACATTATCTTAAAGAATTTCATGTGCCACTCCTTTTTGGAGGTCGACTTGCGGCAAAAAAACATAAGCTTTTTGATAGGCAAGAATGGGAGTGGTAAGAGTGCCATTTTAACTGCTCTAATTGTGGGTTTGGGAGGAAAGGCCAGTTTAACCAATCGAGGAACCAGTGTCAAGAACTTCATAAAGGTGGGACAGCAGTCAAGTAACATAGAAATTCAGCTTTGCAATGAAGGTTCTATGGCTTATCATCCAAAAACATATGGGAAAACTATTACTATTAGTCGTAATATCACTGCCTCAGGTGGTGGAAGCTTTAGAGTGAAAGCTGAAAGTGGGGCAGTTATTTCAACTCTGGCCAAAGAAGTTGTAAATATAACAACAACTTTGAATATTCAAGTTGATAATCCAGTGTGCCTTCTTACTCAAGATACTGctagaaactttttaaacaGTAATGATCCAAAGAAGAAATTTCAGCTTTTCATGAAAGCAACTAAGCTGGACGTGCTGGAAAATGAgtacaaaattgcaaaaggtgaaaaaaataaatgcttttGTGATTTAGAGAATAAAAAGGCCGATTTTGAAAAACTGCAAGAAGAAATAGAGGGGCTCAAAGTGGAAATAGCACGACATAAGCcaattattgaattaaaagacaagaaaatgcaattacataatgaaataaaatgggCCCAAGTTCAAGACATTGAAAAGGAATTGGCAGAGGAACAGCAAAATGTAGACAAAATTGACAAGCAGCTGAAAGAGTTACAGTCTCAGAGTAACagaaaagctaaaaaaattgaggaaattcAACAGACAATAATAGAAAATGACAGAGATATTACAACATTAAAGAAAGATTTGGAAGCTCAAAAGCGACCACAAACGGATGTGAAACGGGCATTAGACGAAATGAAAAACGCCTTCATACAGATAAAAAAAGCAAAGCAAAGCCTGACTATTGAGATTACATCAAAAAGAAAGGATATGGAGTACTTGGAGCaggaaattgcaaatattaatgaaaatatgtcCCAGGTGGAGCAACAGAAAAGAGAGAGAATAAATAAGTTATCACAGCTACAAAATAGGTTGAAGagtaagtaatttttgttacCCTATGGGCACTCTTACTATACTGAAAAgtctttcttttttgtttaagtACATATATTTTGTTATAGGCTTTGATGAACGCTTAGCGACCAGTACAAACGAGctatttcaaatcaaaaacgACACCACCAGGAAACACGAAAATGCTGATAGCCTTAAATCAGAAATTAAACAGATCAATCAAGATATAAATCAAGAGGAATCCAATTTAAAAGCTTTGCAAACAGAGCAGGGAAACTCCCTGATCTTATATGGCAGGGGCATTCCAAAGGTAAAAGAAATGATCAGAAGTCAACTGCGATCATTCCAACATGAACCTAAAGGACCGTTGGGTTCATACATGAAGCTGAAAGATAAGAAATGGGCCATAGCCGTTGAAGGTTATTTGGGAAGTGGAATGTTGAGAGCGTTCACAGTGGATAATCAAAAGGATGGAAAATTACTGCAGCAGATTTTTGCTAAGTGCTTAGAAGGGGATCAACCCAGCATCATCACATCAAAGTTTCTTAATAGGAAGCATGATGTGAGCGATAATTTAGTGCATTCTCCGGCGGATTGCATCGCTTTATACAACGcaataataattgatgatCCCATAGTGTCTAATTGCATTGTTGACCAAATGAACATAGAGAATGTATTGCTGATTCCAAATGGTGAGAGAGCCATGGAGTTAATGTCAGATAGAAGGAAAGTTCCTAGAAATTGCAAACAAAGTTTGACAATGAAAGGAGACAAGTACTATCCAGACCCGAAGTACAGGACTTATGCCTCAAACTACCCTAAAGCCAGATACTTACAGGTGGATACAAGGGAGCACATGAAACATCT
It includes:
- the SMC6 gene encoding structural maintenance of chromosomes protein 6 → MSKSQPSKSPNRASKRKPLTQLSQEETVSSLKRSRTSNGAYSSSAAERRAGTINYIILKNFMCHSFLEVDLRQKNISFLIGKNGSGKSAILTALIVGLGGKASLTNRGTSVKNFIKVGQQSSNIEIQLCNEGSMAYHPKTYGKTITISRNITASGGGSFRVKAESGAVISTLAKEVVNITTTLNIQVDNPVCLLTQDTARNFLNSNDPKKKFQLFMKATKLDVLENEYKIAKGEKNKCFCDLENKKADFEKLQEEIEGLKVEIARHKPIIELKDKKMQLHNEIKWAQVQDIEKELAEEQQNVDKIDKQLKELQSQSNRKAKKIEEIQQTIIENDRDITTLKKDLEAQKRPQTDVKRALDEMKNAFIQIKKAKQSLTIEITSKRKDMEYLEQEIANINENMSQVEQQKRERINKLSQLQNRLKSFDERLATSTNELFQIKNDTTRKHENADSLKSEIKQINQDINQEESNLKALQTEQGNSLILYGRGIPKVKEMIRSQLRSFQHEPKGPLGSYMKLKDKKWAIAVEGYLGSGMLRAFTVDNQKDGKLLQQIFAKCLEGDQPSIITSKFLNRKHDVSDNLVHSPADCIALYNAIIIDDPIVSNCIVDQMNIENVLLIPNGERAMELMSDRRKVPRNCKQSLTMKGDKYYPDPKYRTYASNYPKARYLQVDTREHMKHLQENIKTKKNRRQAIENQLQALQTDIDSGSVLLKELESKIQKVTTAKYEIRKQYDELSNEAEPEVHNLNNLEDELRDIRRIVNEKESSLGQSDTKLRELNEKIIAQEEKMSNLKKNSKGIEERLWPLQEQIKEKQSQQRQLSTNCDFYKQKLEECQRKKQNASEAVEVKQQELNTKTSDAKRLCERPLRLRSVPEISKEIKEISSNIAKVQTQAKDIIEMSQNYQFLKEKYDSICRAFKILNKNVLALDKAVQDRSRHYKIIENYFVTWIRHSFKKILEYRQFTGSLDINMDKKKLELIVKPQHGSQGQTSTSNLSGGERSFSTVAFLYALWQCMDISFYFLDEFDVYMDKMNRVKVMEVLLHHANTKPDLQFVFLSPQEVPLTLDHVAVLQLQDPERFNI